The Syntrophales bacterium genomic sequence GGAGAGAGCCGGCTCCAAAGTGTGATGGGGCTGCTGAACAACGCCCGTCTGTTTTGTTCCCCTCGTCCTTCGCCGCTCGATGTACGAAAAAGGACGACTCGCGGCTCAGTCCATCGGGAGCCTCGCATCCGGACATTTTTGAGCAGCCCTGTGAAGGCTTGTGAGTTGACAAAGATGTTGAAAAGTAGCTGCCTGCAACATTTCGGGTTGGGGACAGATTGAATCTTTTCCCGATCTGCCAGGCTGTACTCTAAAGAATGACCTAGAGGGACGGGAATGAAGAACCTCAATATCCTGATCGTTGAAGACGGCCAGTCGCAGCGGCAGATGCTCCGCGATTTCCTCAACGGGGAAGGGTACAGCGTGGCCGAGGCGGAGAACGGCGAGACCGCCATTTCCCAGGTGAGAAACCGCCATTTCGACCTGCTTCTCCTGGACTATAAGATGCCCGGTATGGACGGCATGCAGGTTCTCAAGGAGGTCAAGCGGATCAATCCCGAAATCGACGTCGTCATCGTCACGGCGTTTGGAACCATCGAGACGGCGGTCGACGCCATGAAAGCCGGCGCCCTCGATTACATCACAAAGCCCATCGAGTTCGACGAGCTGCTCCTCCTGGTGGACCGGGTGGCGGAGCGCCGGACGCTGATCCGTGAAAACGAGCTTCTCCGCCAGGAGCTCCAGCAGAAAGGCGTTACCTCGGAGCAGATCATTTACGCGAGCAACGCCATGGGGGAACTCATCAACCTCGCGGGACGGGTCGCTGCCAGCCGGGCAACGGTCCTAATCCAGGGGGAAAGCGGGACGGGAAAGGAATTGATGGCGCGCCTGGTCCACCAGTTGAGTCCGCGCTCTACGAAACCGTTCATCGCTGTCAACTGCGGAGCCTTGCATGAGAACCTCCTGGAGAGCGAGCTCTTCGGACACGAGCGGGGCGCCTTCACGGGGGCCGTGGCGCGACGCATCGGACGGTTCGAGGAGGCCGACGGGGGGACCCTCTTCTTGGACGAGGTAGGGGAGCTTTCGCCATCGGTCCAGGTCAAGCTGCTCCGCTTTCTCCAGGAGCGTGAGTTCCAACGCCTGGGGGGAAACCAGACGCTCCGGTCGGACGTACGGATCATCAGCGCCACCAACCGCAACCTGGAAAGCCGGGTCAGGGAGGGAGCATTCCGGGAGGACCTGTTTTACCGCCTCAATGTTGTCCTCATGTCCGTTCCGCCCCTCCGGGAAAGAAAGGACGACATCCCCGACCTTGTGCAGCATTTCATTTCGCGGTTCCGTGCCGAAAACGGCAAGGAGATCGAGGGAGTCAGCCGGGAAGCCCAGGATCTGCTCATGAAATACGACTACCCTGGCAACGTCCGGGAGCTGGAAAACATCCTGGAGCGGGCGGTCGTGATCGCCCGGAACCCGCTGATCACGGCGGACGACCTCCCCTTCCGCGACGACTGGTCCGAAGCCGAGGAGGATGGGACGGGTAGCGAGGGACCTCTCAGGAACGCCGTGGAGGACCTGGAAAGGCGGCTGATCCTGGATGCCATGGAAAAAGCCGGGGGACAGCACCTCAAGGCGGCGGAGAGCCTCGGGCTGAACAAGCGGATGCTCCGGTACAAGCTGAAGAAGTATGGAATCCGTGGTTGAAGAGTGAGCATGCCGATGGAGACGTTTATCCAGGTCGTGACGACGGTAGAGAAGCAGGAGGATGCACAGCGGATCGCCCGGGCCATGGTGGAGAAGCGCCTTGCCGCCTGTGCCCAGGTGGTCGGACCGATCACGAGCACCTACTGGTGGAAAGGGCGGATCGAGGAGGCACAGGAGTGGCAGTGCCTCCTGAAGACCCGGGAAGACCGGTTCGATGTGCTGGAGCAGGCCATTCGGGGAATTCATCCTTACGAAGTTCCGGAAATCGTCTCCATGCCCCTGGTGCAGGTGAGTCCCGCCTACCGGGAATGGCTCCGGCAGGAGCTCACTTGACGGCACGGCCGTAAAGCGCCGTCGTTCTTGATCCGACGATCCGGATCTCCTCAACGGTGAGAGAAGCTTCTTCCAGAAGCTCCCTGAGCCGGGAGGGGGTGAACAAGATCAGCCCATCCGGAGGGGGCGGTCCGAACATCCTGTAATAACGCATTGCCATCCAGAACACCTCCCAGGGGGGCATGCCGAAATCCGTGTAGGAAATGACCAGGACCCGGCCATGCCGCCTGACCACCCTGCCCGCTTCCTGCAAAGCCCTCAGCGGGTCGGGGA encodes the following:
- a CDS encoding sigma-54 dependent transcriptional regulator, translating into MKNLNILIVEDGQSQRQMLRDFLNGEGYSVAEAENGETAISQVRNRHFDLLLLDYKMPGMDGMQVLKEVKRINPEIDVVIVTAFGTIETAVDAMKAGALDYITKPIEFDELLLLVDRVAERRTLIRENELLRQELQQKGVTSEQIIYASNAMGELINLAGRVAASRATVLIQGESGTGKELMARLVHQLSPRSTKPFIAVNCGALHENLLESELFGHERGAFTGAVARRIGRFEEADGGTLFLDEVGELSPSVQVKLLRFLQEREFQRLGGNQTLRSDVRIISATNRNLESRVREGAFREDLFYRLNVVLMSVPPLRERKDDIPDLVQHFISRFRAENGKEIEGVSREAQDLLMKYDYPGNVRELENILERAVVIARNPLITADDLPFRDDWSEAEEDGTGSEGPLRNAVEDLERRLILDAMEKAGGQHLKAAESLGLNKRMLRYKLKKYGIRG
- the cutA gene encoding divalent-cation tolerance protein CutA codes for the protein MPMETFIQVVTTVEKQEDAQRIARAMVEKRLAACAQVVGPITSTYWWKGRIEEAQEWQCLLKTREDRFDVLEQAIRGIHPYEVPEIVSMPLVQVSPAYREWLRQELT